Proteins co-encoded in one Malus sylvestris chromosome 7, drMalSylv7.2, whole genome shotgun sequence genomic window:
- the LOC126629676 gene encoding thylakoid lumenal 15 kDa protein 1, chloroplastic has translation MALLNVSICSSKLPPKFSISLPHKLHPSRQHVPLSAGYPPPQVVKNRLETSGSSVLSLGESVCKASLVALLSASLFVANPAFAFKGGGPYGAEVTRGQDLTGKDFSGKTLIKQDFKTSILRQANFKGAKLLGASFFDADLTGADLSDADLRAVDFSLANVTKANLSNANLEGAVATGNTSFKGSNITGADFTDVPLREDQRAYLCKVADGVNPTTGNPTRETLLCN, from the exons ATGGCGCTTCTCAACGTCTCCATCTGCTCTTCCAAACTCCCCCCAAaattctctatctctctcccccATAAACTTCACCCTTCCCGCCAACACGTCCCTCTCTCCGCCGGCTATCCTCCGCCCCAG GTTGTAAAGAATCGCCTGGAAACTTCTGGAAGCTCTGTGTTGTCGCTGGGAGAGTCCGTCTGTAAGGCGAGCCTGGTCGCTCTGCTCTCGGCTTCTCTGTTCGTAGCCAATCCTGCATTCGCCTTTAAG GGTGGGGGTCCGTACGGTGCGGAGGTGACTAGGGGCCAGGACCTCACCGGCAAGGACTTTAGCGGCAAGACTTTGATCAAGCAAGACTTCAAAACG TCGATATTGAGGCAAGCGAATTTCAAGGGCGCCAAGTTATTAGGTGCTAGCTTCTTTGATGCTGATTTAACAG GGGCTGATCTTTCTGATGCAGATCTAAGAGCTGTGGACTTTTCTTTGGCCAATGTGACAAAG GCGAATCTGAGCAACGCTAACTTAGAAGGTGCAGTAGCCACAGGcaacacatctttcaaagggtcAAATATTACGGGTGCAG ACTTCACAGATGTGCCTCTGAGAGAAGATCAACGGGCATATCTTTGCAAAGTTGCCGATGG TGTGAATCCGACAACTGGAAACCCAACACGTGAAACCTTGCTTTGCAATTAA
- the LOC126629675 gene encoding uncharacterized protein LOC126629675 — MQGVLGRSEKKKKQKTSPARQDQLKASNLFAFPEKGDYLVLCLRLGLLLCLVTSISLALFFAFSTKSHWFPMPDVVRTRVDSVAPGPGPGPELEPTNITHILFGIGASLTTWRNRSLSAELWWDPNTIRGFLWLDAEPQNETDFSGSIPYRVSEDWTRFSYSSSQSAVRIARIVYESFKLGLPNVRWFVMGDDDTVFFSDNLVSVLARYDHDLTYYIGGNSESVEQNVAHAYDMAYGGGGFAISYPLAARLVGLMDGCLERYSNFYGSDQRVSACVSEMGVPLTKLGGFHQLDIRGDPYGILAAHPLTPLVSLHHLDSMKPMFPSQTHLDSLKSLLRAYRLDPGRILQQSICYDHRRKWSISVSWGYTIQLYPSLIGARELQMPLQTFKTWGTWSDGPFTFNTRPVSSDPCQQPIIYFLDQVIFVRGGSVTIYKRFVASEGKQCERAEYAHAAQRIVVSSKKMDPRYWTKEAAPRRQCCEIKNQGIITNGDLEVRIRTCKPTESITISV, encoded by the exons ATGCAGGGGGTTTTGGGCAGaagtgagaaaaaaaagaagcagaaAACGAGTCCGGCTCGGCAGGACCAGCTCAAAGCTTCCAACTTGTTCGCATTCCCGGAAAAGGGCGACTACTTGGTCCTCTGCCTGCGCTTGGGCCTCCTCCTTTGCCTCGTCACGTCGATTTCACTCGCGCTCTTCTTCGCCTTCTCCACCAAGTCACACTGGTTCCCCATGCCGGACGTAGTCCGGACCCGAGTCGACTCTGTAGCTCCGGGACCCGGACCCGGACCCGAACTGGAACCCACTAACATAACCCACATTCTCTTCGGCATCGGCGCCTCCCTCACCACGTGGCGTAACCGCAGCCTGTCAGCGGAACTCTGGTGGGACCCGAACACGATCCGCGGGTTCTTATGGCTCGACGCCGAACCCCAAAACGAAACGGACTTCTCCGGTTCGATTCCGTACCGGGTGTCGGAGGACTGGACCCGGTTCAGCTACTCGAGTTCCCAATCGGCGGTTCGTATAGCCCGGATTGTGTACGAGAGCTTTAAACTCGGGTTGCCCAACGTGCGGTGGTTCGTGATGGGGGACGACGACACGGTGTTTTTCAGCGACAACCTAGTTTCGGTGCTGGCGAGGTACGACCACGACCTTACGTACTACATTGGCGGGAATTCGGAGAGCGTGGAGCAGAACGTGGCGCACGCGTACGACATGGCGTATGGCGGCGGCGGGTTCGCGATCAGCTACCCACTTGCGGCGCGGCTGGTCGGGCTGATGGACGGCTGTCTGGAGAGGTACTCTAATTTCTACGGCTCCGATCAGAGGGTATCGGCCTGCGTCAGCGAGATGGGTGTGCCTCTCACTAAACTCGGTGGGTTCCACCAG CTTGATATCAGAGGTGACCCGTACGGTATCTTAGCTGCGCACCCATTGACACCACTTGTGTCACTTCACCACCTGGACTCCATGAAACCCATGTTCCCGAGCCAGACCCATTTAGACTCGCTCAAGTCCCTCCTTCGTGCATACCGGCTCGACCCGGGCCGGATCCTACAACAAAGTATTTGCTACGACCATCGGCGTAAATGGTCAATATCCGTTTCATGGGGCTACACCATTCAGCTTTACCCGTCGTTGATCGGAGCTAGGGAACTTCAGATGCCGTTGCAGACGTTCAAGACGTGGGGGACCTGGAGTGACGGACCATTCACATTCAATACCCGACCCGTGAGTTCCGACCCGTGTCAGCAGCCCATCATTTATTTCTTGGACCAGGTTATATTTGTTAGGGGTGGGTCCGTGACTATTTACAAGAGGTTTGTGGCCAGTGAAGGAAAGCAATGTGAGAGAGCAGAATATGCCCATGCAGCGCAGAGGATTGTAGTCTCCTCAAAGAAGATGGACCCTCGCTATTGGACAAAG GAGGCGGCTCCACGTAGGCAATGCTGTGAGATTAAGAACCAAGGAATCATAACGAATGGAGATCTGGAGGTTAGGATTAGGACATGCAAACCCACGGAATCAATCACTATATCTGTTTAG